A single window of Leptospira koniambonensis DNA harbors:
- a CDS encoding ATP-dependent DNA helicase, with the protein MSRVEEQFKKLSKLWPDFESRSGQIQMANSVEQAFASSEHLIVEAGTGVGKSLAYLIPAAISALEGEEIVVISTETKALQDQLIRKDIPLVSQILGQEVKAEIAMGASNYVCKRKLGNVLTQGTFGPEMMEHLNSFKDWVSNSESGRRQEYDGYASPDFWSKVTREADSCLGRSCPNFSHSFYFLERAKWQKSNLLIVNHSLLAAHIASDFNILPDFKKIVVDEAHNFPEVLGNAFRIELSSLEIQKLLQGVWNSQKKSGLGARLNSPKINDLTNLAGEKLFLCFNKVVGELPLNFYGSQRIRRPLKMDGGELEAALDSLQEALLIELKKYSKDSDEIEEKEIAMEIEMSSGRIGQIAEGLHLFRTMDEGERVYWADPPNTKTKEMFPKLLTQPLKSETILREVLEPRTESMVFTSATLSTNKGDLSYFADRIGRLPSRSKLVASPFPYEKNALLFLPKDIKDATESAERNAADLSRYILKLIELTKGGAFVLFTSNKSLNEIIETIRPLTDLPIISQLEMGPEAAKNRFLAEKDAVLFGVSSFWQGVDIRGDKLRSVILTKLPFQPPNDPVLEARSEKLKEKGGNPFKDLQLPYATTVLKQGFGRLIRSEKDTGIVSLLDSRIWTKSYGTDLINALPPAKRISEWNQLKLEYSKLPNYSSGEAV; encoded by the coding sequence TTGAGTAGAGTAGAAGAACAATTCAAAAAACTTTCCAAACTCTGGCCTGATTTCGAATCCAGATCGGGTCAGATCCAAATGGCAAATAGTGTAGAACAAGCATTTGCAAGCTCAGAACATCTGATCGTAGAAGCAGGAACTGGTGTAGGAAAATCATTAGCGTATCTGATCCCCGCAGCAATCAGCGCATTAGAAGGAGAAGAGATCGTAGTCATCTCCACGGAAACAAAAGCTCTCCAAGACCAGTTGATCCGAAAAGATATACCTCTTGTTTCTCAAATTTTGGGACAAGAAGTGAAGGCTGAAATTGCGATGGGAGCTTCTAATTACGTTTGTAAAAGAAAATTAGGAAATGTTCTCACACAAGGAACCTTCGGCCCTGAGATGATGGAACATCTAAATTCTTTTAAAGATTGGGTTTCTAATTCAGAATCGGGAAGAAGGCAAGAATACGATGGATACGCCTCTCCTGATTTTTGGTCCAAGGTAACAAGAGAAGCAGATTCATGCTTAGGAAGAAGTTGCCCTAACTTCTCCCATTCTTTTTATTTTTTAGAAAGAGCTAAATGGCAAAAATCAAATTTACTGATCGTAAACCATTCTTTACTCGCAGCTCATATAGCATCTGATTTTAATATTCTTCCAGATTTCAAAAAGATAGTAGTGGATGAGGCTCATAATTTTCCGGAAGTTTTAGGAAATGCATTCAGAATAGAATTATCCTCATTAGAGATCCAGAAACTATTACAAGGTGTTTGGAATTCCCAGAAAAAATCTGGCTTAGGCGCAAGACTCAATTCTCCTAAGATCAATGATCTAACAAATCTTGCAGGAGAAAAACTTTTCCTTTGTTTTAATAAAGTAGTGGGAGAACTTCCTCTTAACTTTTACGGTTCCCAGAGAATTCGCAGGCCATTAAAAATGGACGGCGGAGAATTAGAAGCCGCATTAGATTCTTTGCAAGAAGCACTTCTGATTGAATTGAAAAAATATTCTAAAGATAGTGATGAGATAGAAGAAAAAGAGATTGCGATGGAGATAGAAATGTCTTCAGGACGTATAGGTCAAATCGCAGAAGGTTTACATCTTTTCCGCACAATGGATGAGGGAGAAAGAGTATATTGGGCGGATCCTCCGAATACAAAAACAAAGGAGATGTTCCCTAAACTTCTGACCCAACCATTAAAATCTGAAACAATCCTTCGAGAAGTTCTAGAACCAAGAACTGAAAGTATGGTATTTACTTCTGCTACACTTTCTACTAATAAAGGTGATCTAAGTTATTTTGCAGATCGGATCGGAAGATTACCTTCTCGTTCTAAACTTGTAGCATCTCCTTTTCCTTATGAAAAAAATGCACTTTTGTTTTTGCCTAAAGATATTAAGGACGCAACTGAATCTGCAGAAAGAAATGCTGCAGACCTTTCTCGTTATATCTTAAAACTGATCGAACTCACAAAAGGTGGAGCATTCGTTTTATTTACTTCTAATAAATCATTGAATGAAATTATAGAAACGATCCGGCCTCTTACCGATCTTCCAATCATTTCTCAATTAGAGATGGGACCGGAAGCAGCAAAAAATAGATTTTTAGCAGAAAAGGATGCGGTCCTTTTTGGTGTATCTTCCTTCTGGCAGGGAGTGGACATCAGAGGTGATAAACTCAGATCCGTAATTCTGACTAAACTTCCTTTCCAACCGCCGAATGATCCAGTTCTTGAGGCAAGAAGTGAGAAGTTAAAAGAGAAAGGTGGAAATCCTTTTAAAGATCTACAACTTCCTTACGCAACCACAGTATTGAAACAAGGTTTTGGAAGATTGATCCGTTCAGAAAAAGATACTGGAATTGTAAGTTTACTCGATTCCCGTATATGGACAAAGTCTTATGGCACGGATCTAATTAATGCTCTTCCTCCTGCAAAACGGATCTCTGAATGGAATCAATTAAAATTAGAATATTCTAAACTTC